In Gimesia benthica, a single window of DNA contains:
- a CDS encoding efflux RND transporter permease subunit: MNILPEFAIRYRTIVFTIVGLLVIWGIVSFQTMPRREDPEFTIMTCVVTTPWPGVSAEKVEELITDPLEEVLDGIEEVDVLRSTSINGLSTIFVDLYDNVSPAHVDQVWDQVRARVRNVEMPEENITPIVTDDFGDTSVILFAIYQKPLPGRTEIDPHRIYTDRDLDLYSERVRDALRLLDGVAKVQRFGVREEAIYIETDAGTWSHLQLTTGDLKDLISDRNIIEAGGLLDTGDGRFYVKPGGKLDVVNEINTIVADLSSSDKGSNQVYLDDLGLNVRRAYQDPPSLICRYSDPETSQSAVIVAVTMKSGSNIIDICNASKARLEEMQNLTYELPPDLGLVPISDQSESVNNRIHDVIINVIEAVFIVVVVVYLVVGFRTATVMAANIPFVTLIAVGVITLFGVQLEQMSLASMIISLGLLVDNAVQICDQSRTNQIEGMGPIEASVSGARMLAAPMLNGTLTTIASFVPMVIFFEGGNREFIYSLPVTLSVMLAVSWVLAMTFCVILAAMFIRPPKSKDQPSAPLVRCFYWFKGLFRRKRAADEFSWKSENQHYISRVYGVLVSQAIKHKFLTLGVSIGLFFLALKLPVSTEFFPQGERDQFVVGVWLPENVSIEQTNQAARQVEELLCKLSPTTNEAGNQVERLRAMRTLVGGGGSRWYLSWNPESRKANYAEILIRTSDPKLTHDFAQQVRQVALTGDADLGIDPLPGIRVVPMEMMLGPPAAPVALRITGNGFADLHKLREVAGQVEKLIRDQPETWNTHDSWGADGYQLQVNVDADRASLAGVSNAQIASTLNTYYSGKQLTMFREGDYSVPVYFRLIPEGRKSVSTIESAYIEGRNGKVPIKSVAAFEYGWEPAVIERRDMNRTIEVSARVEPGASGNDIVSRIMSSDEFKQIEANLPNGFRIEIGGALEESMQASGMMLKAFGMSFVTILLLLVIQFNSISKSIMIIFTLPLALIGALLGLYLTSNPLGFMPQLGILSLFGIVLNTAIIFMEFADYQIATRSKASNGRGPIVGLTRDEFRDCLAEAGKQRLLPIFLTTATTVGGLLPLALAGGPLWVGMAWLMIVGLLMATLLTLFVIPALYAIIVENFRISPLSVPMEDEPVLKEVPQPLSAV; the protein is encoded by the coding sequence ATGAACATTCTCCCTGAATTTGCCATCCGATACCGAACGATTGTTTTTACCATCGTCGGTCTGCTGGTCATCTGGGGCATAGTCTCCTTTCAGACCATGCCCCGCCGTGAAGACCCTGAATTTACCATCATGACCTGCGTCGTTACGACTCCCTGGCCGGGCGTCTCGGCGGAAAAAGTCGAAGAGTTGATTACCGATCCTCTCGAAGAGGTCCTGGATGGCATCGAAGAGGTAGACGTTCTGCGTTCGACTTCCATCAACGGCCTGTCGACGATCTTTGTCGATCTGTACGACAACGTCTCCCCTGCGCACGTCGATCAGGTTTGGGATCAGGTACGCGCCCGTGTCCGAAACGTGGAGATGCCCGAGGAAAATATCACCCCGATTGTTACCGACGACTTCGGCGACACAAGCGTAATCCTCTTTGCCATCTATCAGAAACCGTTGCCGGGCCGGACAGAGATCGACCCGCATCGCATTTATACGGACCGCGACCTGGATCTCTATTCAGAACGCGTTCGCGATGCCCTCCGCCTGCTCGACGGCGTCGCCAAAGTCCAGCGATTCGGTGTTCGGGAAGAAGCGATTTATATCGAGACCGATGCCGGCACCTGGTCGCATCTGCAACTCACCACCGGCGACCTCAAAGATCTGATTTCCGACCGCAACATTATTGAAGCAGGGGGCCTGCTCGATACCGGCGATGGACGTTTTTATGTCAAACCGGGCGGGAAACTCGACGTCGTGAATGAAATCAACACGATCGTCGCTGATCTCTCCAGTTCGGACAAAGGTTCCAACCAGGTGTATCTGGATGACCTGGGGCTGAATGTCAGACGTGCTTACCAGGATCCCCCCTCGCTCATCTGCCGCTACAGCGATCCAGAGACTTCGCAGTCTGCGGTGATTGTCGCGGTCACCATGAAATCGGGGTCGAATATCATCGATATCTGTAATGCCTCCAAAGCCCGCCTGGAGGAAATGCAGAATCTGACCTATGAACTTCCGCCAGATCTCGGACTCGTTCCCATCTCCGATCAGTCCGAAAGTGTGAATAACCGGATTCATGACGTGATCATCAATGTCATTGAAGCGGTGTTCATTGTGGTCGTGGTCGTCTACCTGGTCGTCGGCTTTCGCACCGCCACCGTCATGGCTGCTAACATTCCCTTTGTCACCCTGATTGCCGTCGGCGTCATCACGCTTTTCGGAGTCCAACTCGAGCAGATGTCGCTGGCCTCCATGATTATCTCACTCGGTCTGCTTGTGGATAACGCGGTGCAGATCTGTGATCAGTCGCGCACCAATCAGATCGAAGGCATGGGACCGATTGAAGCCAGCGTCAGCGGAGCCCGCATGTTGGCGGCTCCCATGCTGAATGGAACCCTTACCACTATCGCCTCCTTCGTGCCGATGGTCATCTTTTTTGAAGGGGGCAACCGCGAGTTTATTTACAGTCTCCCGGTCACTCTCTCCGTGATGCTGGCCGTCAGCTGGGTTCTGGCGATGACCTTCTGTGTGATTCTGGCGGCCATGTTTATTCGCCCGCCCAAATCCAAAGATCAACCCAGTGCGCCCCTGGTCCGCTGCTTCTACTGGTTCAAAGGCCTCTTTCGCCGCAAACGGGCTGCCGACGAATTCTCCTGGAAATCGGAGAACCAGCATTACATCAGCCGGGTCTACGGGGTACTCGTCTCACAGGCCATAAAACATAAATTCCTCACGCTGGGCGTTTCCATCGGTCTCTTTTTCCTGGCACTTAAACTGCCGGTCAGCACCGAGTTCTTCCCCCAGGGAGAACGGGACCAGTTTGTCGTCGGCGTCTGGTTGCCGGAAAACGTGAGCATCGAACAGACCAATCAGGCCGCCAGGCAGGTTGAAGAACTGCTCTGTAAACTGAGCCCGACCACCAACGAAGCCGGCAACCAGGTCGAACGCCTGCGGGCCATGCGCACCCTGGTCGGAGGCGGCGGCTCCCGCTGGTATCTTTCCTGGAATCCCGAATCCCGGAAAGCCAACTACGCCGAGATCCTGATTCGAACCTCCGATCCGAAACTCACACACGACTTTGCCCAGCAGGTGCGTCAGGTCGCACTCACCGGCGATGCGGACTTGGGCATCGATCCGCTTCCCGGCATCCGCGTCGTCCCCATGGAGATGATGCTCGGACCACCGGCGGCCCCGGTCGCTCTGCGAATCACTGGAAATGGCTTCGCAGATCTGCATAAACTCCGCGAGGTCGCCGGCCAGGTGGAGAAGCTGATCCGCGATCAGCCCGAGACCTGGAACACGCACGATTCCTGGGGCGCCGACGGCTACCAGCTGCAGGTCAACGTGGATGCCGACCGCGCCAGTCTGGCAGGAGTCAGTAATGCCCAGATCGCCTCGACCCTGAATACCTACTATTCGGGAAAACAGCTGACCATGTTCCGCGAAGGGGACTATTCGGTCCCCGTCTATTTCCGCCTGATTCCCGAGGGACGCAAATCAGTGTCGACTATCGAATCTGCTTACATCGAAGGTCGTAACGGCAAGGTTCCCATCAAATCGGTCGCGGCTTTCGAGTATGGTTGGGAACCCGCGGTCATCGAACGCCGCGATATGAACCGCACCATCGAAGTCTCTGCCCGAGTCGAACCCGGTGCCTCCGGGAACGATATCGTGAGCCGGATCATGTCCTCAGATGAATTCAAACAGATCGAAGCGAATCTGCCCAACGGGTTCCGTATCGAGATTGGCGGTGCACTCGAAGAATCGATGCAGGCTTCCGGCATGATGCTTAAAGCCTTCGGCATGTCTTTTGTAACCATCCTGCTCCTGCTGGTCATTCAGTTTAACAGCATCTCGAAGTCGATCATGATCATCTTCACGCTTCCCCTGGCATTGATCGGGGCCTTGCTCGGTCTGTATCTCACCAGTAATCCCCTGGGCTTCATGCCTCAGCTGGGGATTCTGTCCCTGTTCGGCATTGTTTTGAATACAGCTATCATCTTCATGGAGTTCGCCGACTACCAGATCGCTACTCGCTCGAAGGCCAGCAACGGCCGTGGTCCCATTGTCGGGCTCACCCGGGACGAGTTCCGCGACTGTCTGGCCGAAGCCGGCAAGCAGCGTCTGCTCCCCATCTTCCTGACGACGGCCACCACCGTCGGCGGCCTGCTTCCTCTCGCACTGGCCGGCGGTCCCTTGTGGGTGGGCATGGCCTGGCTGATGATTGTCGGCCTGTTGATGGCCACCCTGCTGACCCTGTTCGTCATTCCGGCTTTGTACGCCATCATTGTTGAAAACTTCCGCATCAGCCCGCTCAGTGTTCCCATGGAGGATGAGCCCGTTCTCAAGGAGGTGCCTCAACCACTATCTGCCGTTTGA
- a CDS encoding FAD-dependent oxidoreductase: MFQPVRLLSLFVAVLFLLLSPLQAAQTEQQKPLRADVIVYGATPGGFCAAIAAAREGAEVILLEPTDHIGGLNTGGLSFSDSNQTVRSTVMGLFDEWHTRIEKDYADRGITLPYKVSVKDQSKWTYEPHVAMRVTRQMLNEAGVKVLPEQRLQSVQKAGTQIKELVTNRGRFAAQVFVDGTYEGDLMAAAGVSWTIGREGKAEYGESLAGKRYPKGKMKINGFDDKGQPLPLITTTDAGPEDEGDFRVMVYSFRLCLTDDPDNRVPFPKPKNYDPARFEVVRRYVKSGGRVGWDMYPLPGGKLDGNNSIGGQFSLGLVGACNGWSEADAAGRAAIWEEHKQYTLEFYHFLTTDPVVPEKIREQYARLGLCKDEFPDYGHFSPALYVREGRRMRGMFVLSQKDILEQPEKEDPIVISSFPIDSHDCQRVALKGGGVINEGTIFPVRRSYPKQGYAYHVPYRSILPKPDECTNLLVPVALSCTHVGISSIRVEPTWMILGQSAGIAAALTASKNTTVQKLPYPELRKRLLERGQVLELPEVPPEPKTVSGIDPKTLPGVVLDDGAAELKGSWSRSTNFKPYIGKGYVHDGKSGNGSATATFRFKVPHTGRYQLLMAYSAHPTRAKQVPVKVTSGTEQATLTVDQTRPLPAGKEFREIGTVRLQGATETTITVSNDQTDGFVILDAIQLLPIAEK; this comes from the coding sequence ATGTTTCAACCAGTTCGTCTACTCTCCCTGTTCGTGGCAGTCCTTTTCCTGCTGCTTAGTCCGCTCCAAGCAGCACAGACCGAGCAACAAAAACCACTGCGGGCTGATGTCATCGTTTACGGGGCAACGCCGGGGGGATTCTGTGCAGCAATTGCGGCGGCACGCGAAGGAGCTGAGGTGATTCTGCTGGAGCCGACCGATCATATCGGGGGGTTGAATACTGGCGGTCTGAGCTTCAGTGATTCCAACCAGACTGTCCGCAGCACGGTCATGGGGTTGTTCGATGAATGGCATACTCGGATTGAAAAAGACTATGCCGACCGGGGAATCACACTGCCGTACAAGGTCAGTGTGAAAGACCAGTCGAAGTGGACCTACGAGCCACACGTGGCGATGCGGGTGACACGACAGATGCTGAATGAGGCGGGCGTCAAAGTACTGCCGGAGCAGCGTCTGCAGTCGGTTCAGAAAGCAGGGACTCAAATCAAAGAACTTGTCACCAACAGAGGACGCTTCGCAGCGCAGGTCTTCGTGGACGGCACGTACGAAGGGGATCTGATGGCAGCGGCTGGCGTCAGCTGGACCATTGGACGCGAAGGGAAAGCGGAATATGGTGAGTCCCTGGCAGGCAAACGCTATCCGAAAGGGAAGATGAAAATCAACGGTTTCGATGACAAGGGTCAGCCGTTGCCTTTGATTACCACGACCGATGCAGGCCCCGAAGATGAGGGGGATTTCCGTGTCATGGTTTACAGTTTCCGGCTCTGCCTGACGGATGATCCCGACAACCGGGTCCCTTTCCCCAAGCCGAAGAATTACGACCCCGCCCGATTTGAGGTGGTGCGACGCTATGTGAAATCGGGAGGCCGCGTGGGCTGGGATATGTATCCGCTGCCCGGCGGAAAACTGGATGGCAACAATTCAATCGGGGGCCAGTTCTCGCTCGGCCTGGTGGGGGCGTGTAATGGCTGGAGTGAAGCCGATGCAGCAGGGCGGGCCGCGATCTGGGAAGAGCATAAGCAGTACACGCTGGAGTTTTATCATTTTCTGACAACGGATCCTGTGGTCCCGGAAAAGATCCGTGAGCAGTATGCACGACTGGGGCTCTGTAAAGATGAGTTTCCCGATTACGGACATTTCTCACCCGCCCTGTATGTGCGCGAGGGACGCCGGATGCGGGGCATGTTTGTACTGAGCCAGAAAGACATTCTGGAACAACCCGAAAAAGAGGATCCGATTGTGATCTCTTCCTTTCCGATTGACTCGCACGATTGTCAGCGGGTGGCCCTGAAAGGGGGCGGCGTGATCAATGAGGGAACCATTTTCCCCGTGAGACGCTCCTATCCGAAGCAGGGCTATGCGTATCACGTGCCCTATCGATCGATCCTGCCAAAACCGGATGAGTGCACCAACCTGCTGGTGCCGGTGGCACTCTCCTGCACTCACGTGGGTATCTCTTCGATTCGTGTGGAGCCCACGTGGATGATCCTGGGACAGAGTGCCGGTATCGCGGCGGCTCTGACTGCCAGTAAGAATACGACCGTGCAGAAGCTCCCCTACCCGGAATTGCGGAAGAGACTGCTGGAGCGGGGACAGGTACTGGAGTTGCCCGAAGTCCCTCCGGAACCGAAGACCGTAAGCGGCATTGATCCGAAGACACTGCCGGGCGTGGTGCTGGATGATGGAGCAGCGGAACTTAAGGGGAGCTGGAGCCGTTCTACAAATTTCAAACCTTATATCGGCAAGGGTTATGTACACGACGGTAAGTCAGGGAACGGAAGTGCGACGGCGACCTTCCGCTTCAAAGTCCCCCACACGGGCCGTTATCAGCTGCTGATGGCTTACTCAGCGCATCCGACCCGCGCAAAACAGGTTCCCGTGAAAGTAACCAGCGGCACAGAGCAAGCGACGCTGACCGTCGATCAGACCAGGCCACTGCCGGCGGGGAAAGAGTTTCGCGAGATCGGAACAGTTCGGTTGCAGGGCGCTACCGAAACCACGATCACCGTCAGCAACGATCAGACTGACGGCTTCGTGATTCTGGATGCGATCCAGCTGCTGCCGATCGCGGAAAAGTAA
- a CDS encoding class I SAM-dependent methyltransferase, translated as MRALCFALLATVCLHFSPVMAQETATAPPQSVKPGINKSFLDPDLDVDQWIKRFEVESREVFRARDQIVKQLKLKPGDRIADVGTGTGLFVEPFSLAVGEKGWVFALDIVPKFVERVGKISDILDLKNVTPVLCGQDDVRLPPGSIDAAFICDVYHHFEYPSRSMASLHKAIVPGGQLILIDFERIPGKSREWTLGHVRAGKETFRKEVEDAGFEFVEEVKIPAFEENYFLRFKRK; from the coding sequence ATGCGTGCTTTATGTTTTGCTCTGCTTGCCACCGTCTGCTTGCATTTCTCTCCTGTCATGGCCCAGGAGACTGCTACCGCGCCACCACAAAGTGTGAAGCCGGGCATCAACAAGTCATTCCTCGATCCCGATCTGGATGTCGATCAGTGGATTAAACGCTTTGAAGTCGAAAGCCGGGAAGTCTTCCGTGCCCGCGACCAGATTGTGAAACAGCTGAAACTCAAGCCCGGCGATCGCATCGCCGACGTCGGCACCGGGACGGGGCTGTTCGTCGAGCCGTTCTCCCTGGCAGTTGGAGAAAAGGGCTGGGTGTTTGCCCTGGACATTGTCCCCAAGTTCGTCGAACGGGTAGGGAAAATCTCGGATATCCTGGATCTGAAGAATGTCACTCCCGTCCTCTGTGGACAGGACGACGTCCGCCTGCCCCCCGGTTCGATTGACGCTGCCTTCATCTGCGATGTCTACCACCATTTCGAATACCCGTCCCGTTCGATGGCCTCCCTGCACAAGGCAATCGTTCCCGGCGGTCAGCTGATTCTGATCGACTTCGAACGCATCCCCGGTAAGTCCCGCGAATGGACGCTGGGCCATGTTCGCGCAGGCAAAGAGACCTTCCGCAAAGAAGTCGAAGATGCCGGTTTCGAATTTGTGGAAGAAGTCAAAATTCCCGCCTTCGAGGAAAACTACTTCCTGCGTTTCAAACGCAAGTAA
- the malQ gene encoding 4-alpha-glucanotransferase, whose translation MTVDDEITDHASPVLQKRGAGLLLHATSLPGPYGIGDLGAAARDWIDLLARSGQSWWQMLPLSAIGYGDSPYQPVSSFAGNWLLISPEDLLAVGLVHDNELEVPDCSTDYVDYPAVRAFKQRLLQTVYANFDPRASEELRQDFARFSEQEQHWLEEYTLFQALSDRYQGASYLTWPAELVHREEAALSEARRQLTPEIEQIRLAQYLVYRQAERLKEYAHEQGIQLIGDLPFFVSPDSCDAWANPELFLLDEQFRPKYVAGVPPDYFSAEGQLWGNPVFDWEALRETRYQWNLNRIRALLQHVDLIRLDHFRGFAAAWHVPAGAPNALAGEWVTGPGSDFFNAVQRELGSLPFIAEDLGVITDDVNELRDRFQLPGTRVLQFAFDGDPANPYLPQNFNQNSVVYTGTHDNNTTRGWFCSLSAEERLPIYQLLQRAEVSETEIAPLFLEQAWSSVAMLSIAPLQDLLNLGEEARMNTPGSCEGNWRWRCTTDLLSESAFQSLQKLTTMEKR comes from the coding sequence ATGACCGTCGATGATGAGATAACAGACCATGCCTCCCCCGTACTGCAGAAACGCGGTGCCGGCCTGCTGCTGCATGCGACATCCTTACCCGGTCCGTATGGCATCGGCGATCTGGGAGCCGCGGCCCGTGACTGGATCGATCTGCTCGCACGGTCGGGACAGTCCTGGTGGCAGATGCTACCCCTCTCGGCGATCGGCTACGGAGATTCTCCCTACCAGCCCGTCTCCTCTTTCGCCGGCAACTGGCTGTTGATCAGCCCCGAAGATCTCCTCGCGGTGGGGCTGGTTCATGACAATGAACTGGAGGTTCCCGATTGCTCAACCGATTATGTCGACTATCCAGCAGTCCGAGCATTCAAACAGCGGTTGCTGCAGACCGTCTACGCCAACTTTGATCCCAGGGCCAGTGAAGAGCTCCGCCAGGACTTCGCACGGTTCTCGGAACAGGAACAGCACTGGCTGGAAGAATACACCCTGTTCCAGGCGCTCTCAGATCGCTATCAGGGAGCCAGTTATCTCACCTGGCCTGCAGAACTGGTCCACCGGGAAGAGGCTGCCCTGTCTGAGGCCCGTCGACAACTGACCCCGGAAATCGAACAGATCCGCCTGGCCCAGTATCTGGTGTACCGTCAGGCGGAGCGACTCAAAGAGTATGCGCACGAGCAGGGCATTCAGCTTATCGGCGATCTCCCCTTTTTTGTCTCCCCCGATTCCTGTGATGCCTGGGCAAATCCGGAACTGTTCCTGCTGGATGAACAGTTCCGGCCGAAGTACGTCGCCGGTGTCCCTCCCGATTACTTCAGTGCCGAGGGTCAGCTCTGGGGCAACCCAGTCTTTGACTGGGAGGCACTCCGAGAGACCAGGTATCAGTGGAACCTCAATCGCATCCGCGCACTCCTGCAGCATGTGGACCTCATCCGCCTTGATCATTTCCGGGGCTTCGCTGCCGCCTGGCACGTCCCCGCTGGTGCACCAAATGCGCTCGCGGGGGAATGGGTGACCGGACCGGGCAGTGACTTCTTTAATGCAGTACAGCGGGAACTGGGCTCACTCCCCTTTATCGCTGAGGATCTGGGAGTCATCACCGACGACGTCAACGAACTCCGCGACCGTTTCCAGTTGCCGGGAACCCGGGTTCTGCAGTTTGCCTTCGACGGGGATCCCGCGAATCCTTATCTGCCTCAGAATTTTAATCAGAATTCCGTCGTCTATACGGGCACGCACGATAACAACACCACCCGTGGCTGGTTCTGCAGTCTGTCTGCAGAGGAACGTCTGCCGATCTATCAGCTTCTGCAACGTGCAGAAGTCTCCGAGACAGAAATCGCACCGCTCTTCCTGGAACAGGCCTGGTCCTCCGTGGCAATGTTATCGATCGCCCCCCTGCAGGATCTGCTGAATCTGGGCGAGGAAGCCCGGATGAATACGCCTGGATCGTGCGAGGGAAACTGGCGCTGGCGATGTACAACGGACCTGTTATCGGAGTCAGCCTTTCAATCGCTGCAGAAATTGACGACAATGGAAAAACGATAA
- a CDS encoding TetR/AcrR family transcriptional regulator yields the protein MTSKSANKGRLTDRKRAAIMEAAVSELKQNGFDNTSMDRIAEVASVSKRTVYNHFPSKEDLFAAIVDELMSRCQLIEVSDYTPGEPIATQLSDIGQTAVDLMASPEFQDLARVTLSRFLQSPDLAREMMIDSTQFEAGLIVWLETAHQEGNLQIPDAQLAAKQFLGLIQSFAFWPPLIGKEAPLTEVQKKQLVESTVSMFLAQYSC from the coding sequence ATGACGTCAAAATCGGCAAACAAGGGAAGACTGACAGACCGGAAACGGGCCGCAATTATGGAGGCCGCCGTTTCGGAGTTGAAGCAGAACGGTTTCGACAACACCAGTATGGACCGGATTGCGGAAGTCGCATCTGTTTCCAAGAGAACGGTTTACAATCATTTTCCCAGTAAAGAAGATCTGTTTGCTGCGATTGTGGATGAACTGATGTCGCGCTGTCAGCTGATCGAAGTCTCTGACTATACTCCCGGTGAACCCATTGCCACGCAGTTGAGCGACATTGGTCAGACGGCCGTCGATCTGATGGCTTCCCCCGAATTTCAGGACCTGGCCCGGGTTACGCTTTCGCGATTTTTGCAGTCGCCGGACCTGGCTCGTGAGATGATGATTGATTCGACCCAGTTTGAGGCCGGGTTGATCGTCTGGCTGGAAACAGCGCATCAGGAGGGTAACCTGCAGATTCCTGATGCCCAACTGGCGGCGAAGCAGTTCCTGGGACTGATTCAATCCTTCGCCTTCTGGCCCCCGCTGATCGGCAAGGAAGCGCCACTGACGGAAGTACAGAAGAAACAGCTTGTCGAGTCGACGGTCAGCATGTTTCTGGCTCAGTATTCCTGCTGA
- a CDS encoding efflux RND transporter periplasmic adaptor subunit: protein MLHEMTPVSHSLVTGSVGAWKTEKIGFEISGRVESVLEPETEIEGRVLDQGSGKVLVPGTVLARLHDERYRIAVDSARAAVDVALQRKKAMQVEIAEGLPARLASAQAEQQLAKAESQRTVTLVSKKVATRSDYDRAMAELQTTNATVKNLEAELKTKQAELSSQDAEIEKARFQLAEAERNLRDTVLYSSFRGQVAQVHAVPGSYLDAGDPALTIQIMDPIKVELELSANMSRRFHRGDIVRVIAENSQGQQTGLEGYVYMTDPNADAETRTFTVTLLVRNRKSQLKIPRGYPTENIARTKDIWPLNFAPIVSGGNALMTEEKAIRRDANGAFLWKITNRRAGEITSSGNRVLNVEKVRITPGTIRVPFLGNWYFVPVEIQPGQNFDPQRDLVAGELKVSQGQPDNWNGRHILLDESSWLLRPGDVVRVGLDQGATTPGLYVPMKAIRQQAGKTSIFIVDDATEQTMAREVEIVLSESSFPSSREMMLRQIRPAPGVKLPPKARVILEGMPFLSDGEPVTVVGKPEAVQ, encoded by the coding sequence ATGCTCCACGAGATGACCCCGGTTTCCCATTCACTCGTCACTGGATCGGTGGGTGCCTGGAAGACCGAGAAAATCGGGTTCGAAATTTCGGGACGCGTCGAAAGTGTGCTGGAGCCCGAAACCGAAATCGAAGGCCGCGTGCTTGACCAGGGGAGTGGCAAAGTGCTGGTGCCGGGCACCGTCCTGGCTCGATTGCACGACGAACGGTACCGCATTGCCGTCGATTCCGCCCGGGCTGCCGTCGATGTCGCCCTGCAAAGAAAAAAAGCGATGCAGGTGGAAATCGCCGAAGGTCTTCCCGCCCGACTCGCTTCAGCCCAGGCGGAACAGCAACTGGCTAAAGCCGAGTCGCAGCGCACGGTGACCCTGGTCAGCAAAAAAGTCGCCACCCGTTCCGATTACGATCGGGCGATGGCCGAACTGCAGACCACAAACGCCACGGTCAAGAATCTCGAAGCAGAACTGAAAACCAAACAGGCGGAACTCAGTTCCCAGGATGCAGAGATCGAAAAAGCCCGCTTTCAACTCGCTGAAGCCGAACGCAATTTACGCGACACCGTCCTCTACTCCTCCTTTCGCGGACAGGTCGCTCAGGTACACGCGGTTCCGGGCAGCTACCTCGATGCCGGTGATCCGGCTTTAACCATTCAGATCATGGATCCCATCAAAGTCGAGCTGGAACTCTCGGCAAACATGTCGCGGCGTTTTCATCGAGGCGATATTGTGCGGGTCATCGCCGAAAACAGCCAGGGACAGCAGACCGGGCTCGAAGGCTATGTCTATATGACCGACCCCAATGCGGATGCGGAGACCAGAACCTTCACCGTTACCCTGCTTGTGCGCAATCGGAAATCGCAACTCAAAATTCCCCGCGGCTATCCGACTGAGAACATCGCCCGTACGAAAGATATCTGGCCTTTGAATTTTGCTCCGATTGTCAGCGGCGGTAACGCGCTCATGACTGAAGAAAAAGCGATCAGACGAGATGCGAATGGTGCTTTTCTCTGGAAGATTACGAACCGCAGGGCAGGCGAAATCACCTCGTCTGGCAATCGCGTCTTGAACGTCGAAAAAGTCCGTATCACGCCCGGTACGATTCGGGTTCCTTTCCTGGGAAACTGGTACTTCGTCCCAGTGGAAATTCAGCCAGGACAGAACTTTGATCCGCAACGTGATCTGGTGGCTGGGGAACTCAAGGTCAGCCAGGGGCAGCCAGACAACTGGAACGGACGCCACATACTCCTCGACGAATCAAGCTGGCTGCTCAGGCCCGGCGATGTCGTCCGTGTCGGTCTCGATCAGGGAGCGACCACACCCGGACTCTACGTGCCCATGAAAGCCATCCGCCAGCAGGCCGGCAAAACTTCAATTTTCATAGTTGACGACGCGACTGAGCAGACCATGGCCCGTGAAGTCGAAATCGTCCTTTCGGAAAGCAGCTTCCCTTCCTCGCGGGAAATGATGTTACGGCAGATCAGACCGGCCCCCGGAGTGAAGCTGCCCCCGAAAGCGAGAGTCATTCTGGAGGGCATGCCCTTCCTCAGCGATGGCGAACCGGTGACAGTCGTCGGGAAACCGGAGGCCGTCCAATGA